The Magnolia sinica isolate HGM2019 chromosome 10, MsV1, whole genome shotgun sequence genome includes a window with the following:
- the LOC131217520 gene encoding probable LRR receptor-like serine/threonine-protein kinase At3g47570, with protein sequence MGGEASTHGDVYSIGILLLEMFTGKRPTDDMCYNLSLITFAKKAFPDKVMEIVDPILLSKEEDGSVQNTEIIRAQRGRVRERLIAVIRIAVECSTESPRERMEMRNFATEMHETRDVFVGAETLGQRRNMTKLLGEDPSYLSDY encoded by the coding sequence ATGGGTGGTGAGGCATCTACACACGGAGATGTGTATAGCATTGGCATCCTTTTGTTGGAAATGTTCACAGGAAAGAGGCCCACTGATGACATGTGTTATAATCTAAGCCTTATTACATTTGCAAAGAAGGCTTTTCCAGACAAAGTAATGGAGATTGTGGATCCAATACTCCtctcaaaagaagaagatggaTCTGTCCAAAACACCGAGATAATAAGAGCTCAAAGAGGTAGAGTGCGAGAACGCTTGATTGCAGTGATCAGGATTGCAGTTGAATGTTCCACAGAATCTCCAAGAGAACGGATGGAAATGAGAAATTTTGCTACAGAAATGCACGAGACTAGGGACGTATTTGTTGGGGCTGAGACCCTCGGACAGAGAAGAAATATGACCAAATTGTTAGGTGAAGATCCATCTTACCTCAGTGATTATTGA